In Miscanthus floridulus cultivar M001 chromosome 5, ASM1932011v1, whole genome shotgun sequence, one genomic interval encodes:
- the LOC136454773 gene encoding uncharacterized protein, whose protein sequence is MLPVQFSTASNYRVEHINFYVTDFNTAYHTILGRPALDKLMAIPYYAYLVLKMPSYVGVLALRANLSITYDYETESLALAEATDLSIQMASMVAKAKMLPADMEILELEPPRASAKSKEVKEVSLGIDDPSKTVKIGAHLDPK, encoded by the coding sequence ATGCTACCAGTACAGTTTAGCACGGCGAGCAACTACCGTGTCGAGCACATTAACTTCTACGTCACTGATTTCAACACCGcttaccacaccatacttggtcggccagctctagacAAGTTGATGGCTATACCATACTACGCATacttggtgctgaagatgccttcgtatgtaggagttctggccctacgagcaaacctctccatcacctacgactacgagacagagagtctcgctctcgctgaagctaccgacctctccatccagatggccagcatgGTTGCTAAAGCCAAAATGTTGCCCGCCGACATGGAGATACTAGAGCTGGAACCTCCCCGTgcttccgccaagtccaaggaagtgaaGGAGGTTAGCCTTGGgatcgacgacccctccaagaccgtgaagattggggctcaccttgaccccaaatag
- the LOC136454774 gene encoding uncharacterized protein produces MYFDGALNINDAGAGILFITLTKDKLRYVLRIHFAASNNAAEYEAYLHGLRIAVELGVKRLMVYGDSVLVINQLNKDWSCSNDKMDAYCAEIRKLEGKFYGIEYHHVVRDQKQITDYLSKLGSSRAMVPPRVFV; encoded by the coding sequence atgtacttcgacggtgccctcaacatcaatgatgctggtgcgggcattctgtttatcacactgaccaaggataagctccgatacgtcctccgGATACACTTcgcggcctccaacaacgccgccgaatatgaagcatatctccatggactccgtatagctgttgagcttggtgtcaaacgccttatggtatacggggactccgtgttggtcatcaaccagcttaacaaagattggtcttgttCCAACgataagatggatgcatattgcgccgaaatcaggaagctggaagggaagttctacggtattgagtaccaccacgtggtacgcgaccAAAAACAAATCACCGATTACTTGTCCAAGTTGGGCTCCTCTCGTGCCATGGTTCCACCCAGGGTCTTTGTCTAA